Proteins encoded in a region of the Rhizobium sp. CC-YZS058 genome:
- a CDS encoding lysine-2,3-aminomutase-like protein produces MTAPLKSPADLADAALIPPEAVAGLEAVAARYAVAVTPAIADLIDPSDPEDPIGLQFLPTTAELDRRPEEEADPIGDAAHSPVPGIVHRYPDRVLLKAVHVCPVYCRFCFRREMVGPQGLGTLSGEEMDQAMAYIAARPEIWEVILTGGDPLVLSPRRLQAILERLGGIDHVKIVRLHSRVPVVEPERIDPALIAALKASGKAVYVALHANHPRELTGAAQAACARLIDAGVVMLSQTVLLKGVNDDVETLARLMRGFVEARIKPYYLHHPDLAPGTAHFRLSIKEGQALVAALRGHVSGLCQPTYVLDIPGGHGKAVVSASSIAEDAEGGHRVTDFRGGTHRYAPCSEGL; encoded by the coding sequence ATGACCGCGCCGCTGAAGTCCCCGGCCGATCTCGCCGATGCGGCTCTGATCCCGCCTGAGGCCGTGGCCGGGCTCGAGGCCGTCGCCGCCCGCTATGCAGTGGCCGTCACGCCGGCGATTGCCGACCTGATCGACCCGAGCGATCCCGAAGACCCGATCGGTCTGCAGTTCCTTCCCACGACAGCCGAGCTCGACCGCCGGCCGGAGGAGGAGGCGGACCCGATCGGCGATGCGGCCCATAGTCCCGTGCCGGGCATCGTCCACCGCTATCCCGACCGCGTGCTGCTCAAGGCCGTTCACGTCTGCCCGGTCTATTGCCGCTTCTGTTTCCGGCGGGAGATGGTCGGCCCGCAGGGGCTCGGCACGCTGTCGGGCGAGGAGATGGATCAGGCGATGGCCTATATTGCCGCGCGGCCCGAGATCTGGGAAGTGATCCTGACTGGCGGCGATCCGCTCGTCCTGTCCCCGCGCCGCCTTCAAGCCATTCTCGAACGTCTGGGCGGGATCGACCATGTCAAGATCGTTCGGCTCCACAGCCGGGTGCCGGTGGTGGAGCCCGAGCGCATCGATCCGGCCCTGATCGCGGCGCTGAAAGCGAGCGGGAAGGCGGTCTATGTGGCACTGCATGCCAACCATCCGCGTGAACTGACGGGGGCGGCGCAGGCTGCCTGCGCCCGGCTGATCGATGCCGGTGTCGTCATGCTGAGCCAGACCGTGCTGCTCAAGGGGGTCAATGACGATGTCGAGACTCTCGCGCGCCTGATGCGCGGCTTCGTCGAGGCGCGCATCAAGCCTTATTATCTCCACCATCCGGATCTGGCGCCCGGCACGGCGCATTTTCGCCTGTCGATCAAGGAAGGGCAGGCGCTGGTGGCCGCGCTGCGGGGCCATGTTTCCGGCCTCTGCCAGCCCACTTATGTGCTGGATATTCCCGGCGGTCACGGCAAGGCGGTCGTCTCCGCATCCTCTATCGCCGAAGATGCAGAAGGCGGACATCGGGTCACCGATTTCCGTGGCGGCACCCATCGCTACGCGCCCTGCAGCGAGGGCCTGTAG
- a CDS encoding OmpA family protein has protein sequence MLKKLAIVAVSAIYLSGCTTTDPYTGEQKMSNTAGGALIGAGLGAATGLLVGGSARGRRDSALVGAGIGALGGGLIGNYMDSQENELRAQLRGTGVSVTRNGDRIILNMPSNITFATDQDQVNPDFYPTLSSVAIVLRKFNKTLIDVDGHTDSTGGAAYNQGLSERRAASVANYLGSQGVDQRRMSAVGYGADRPVASNATESGRAQNRRVEISIAPIKEG, from the coding sequence ATGCTGAAAAAACTCGCCATCGTGGCCGTGTCGGCCATCTATCTTTCCGGCTGCACCACCACCGACCCCTATACGGGCGAGCAGAAGATGTCGAACACCGCCGGCGGCGCGCTGATCGGCGCAGGGCTTGGCGCGGCGACTGGCCTGCTTGTGGGCGGCAGTGCCCGCGGGCGTCGCGACTCCGCGCTTGTCGGCGCCGGCATCGGTGCGCTCGGCGGCGGCCTGATCGGCAATTATATGGACAGCCAGGAAAACGAGCTGCGCGCGCAGCTGCGCGGCACCGGCGTTTCGGTGACGCGCAACGGCGATCGCATCATCTTGAACATGCCGTCCAACATCACCTTCGCCACCGACCAGGACCAGGTGAACCCCGACTTCTATCCGACGCTGAGTTCCGTCGCGATCGTGCTGCGCAAGTTCAACAAGACGCTGATCGACGTCGATGGCCACACCGATTCCACCGGTGGCGCCGCCTACAACCAGGGCCTTTCCGAGCGCCGTGCCGCCTCCGTCGCCAACTATCTCGGCTCGCAGGGCGTGGACCAGCGGCGCATGTCGGCCGTCGGCTATGGCGCGGATCGTCCTGTCGCCTCCAATGCCACCGAGTCCGGCCGCGCCCAGAACCGGCGCGTCGAAATCTCGATCGCGCCGATCAAGGAAGGCTGA
- a CDS encoding GNAT family N-acetyltransferase: MSVSSAPTLRSLTAAEARDLAPALSAILIDCVADGASVGFLSPYGEDEARPYWAGVADAVDAGACVLLVAEIDGELLGTVQLGIGLPPNQPHRADLKKLLVHRRGRRRGLGRALMAAAEREALRLGRHVLVLDTATGSPAEAIYPLLGWQRVGTIPDYALFPDGRFCDSTFFYKHLVPTAA, translated from the coding sequence ATGAGTGTCAGCTCCGCCCCCACCCTCCGCAGTCTCACCGCAGCAGAGGCGCGCGACCTCGCACCGGCCCTTTCGGCAATTCTGATCGATTGCGTGGCGGACGGAGCCTCGGTCGGCTTCCTGTCTCCCTATGGCGAGGATGAGGCTCGACCCTATTGGGCCGGCGTCGCCGATGCGGTGGATGCAGGCGCCTGCGTGCTGCTGGTAGCCGAGATCGACGGAGAGCTCCTGGGCACCGTCCAGCTCGGCATCGGCCTGCCGCCCAACCAGCCGCACCGCGCCGATCTGAAAAAGCTGCTGGTGCATCGCAGGGGCCGCCGCCGCGGGCTGGGGCGCGCGCTGATGGCGGCTGCCGAGCGCGAGGCGCTCCGCCTTGGGCGCCATGTGCTGGTGCTGGACACGGCGACCGGCAGCCCCGCCGAGGCGATCTATCCCCTGCTCGGCTGGCAAAGGGTCGGCACAATTCCAGACTATGCGCTGTTCCCGGACGGACGCTTCTGCGACTCGACTTTTTTCTACAAGCACCTGGTTCCGACCGCAGCCTGA
- a CDS encoding helix-turn-helix domain-containing protein has product METQDLMTDAALGARVRQLRLDLGVTLDGLAERSGVSRAMISRIERGEANPTAQLLARLCHGLGTTLSRFFAGTQAAGAPLRRHADQHVWQDPETGYRRRAVSPEGVGSPVDLVDVVFPPGGRVVFERNPFEAAYSQHLWLLEGRMRMTAGDATHDLEAGDCLFMRLDEAIVFSNPHPAPARYAIILHKAAS; this is encoded by the coding sequence ATGGAAACTCAGGACCTGATGACAGATGCGGCGTTGGGCGCGCGGGTAAGGCAGCTCCGGCTCGACCTCGGCGTCACGCTCGATGGCCTCGCGGAGCGCTCCGGCGTCAGCCGCGCCATGATCTCGCGCATCGAGCGCGGCGAGGCCAATCCGACGGCGCAACTTCTGGCGCGGCTCTGCCACGGGCTCGGCACCACGCTCTCCCGCTTCTTCGCCGGTACGCAAGCCGCCGGCGCGCCCTTGCGCCGTCACGCCGACCAGCATGTATGGCAGGATCCCGAGACCGGGTATCGCCGCCGCGCCGTCTCGCCGGAGGGCGTCGGCTCCCCCGTCGATCTGGTCGACGTCGTCTTCCCGCCCGGAGGCCGTGTCGTCTTCGAGCGCAATCCGTTCGAGGCCGCCTACAGCCAGCATCTCTGGCTGCTCGAAGGGCGGATGCGCATGACTGCCGGCGACGCCACGCATGATCTGGAAGCAGGCGACTGCCTGTTCATGCGGCTCGATGAGGCGATCGTCTTCTCCAACCCGCATCCGGCCCCTGCCCGCTATGCCATCATCCTCCACAAGGCCGCATCATGA
- the lepA gene encoding translation elongation factor 4, giving the protein MTNSSSKTPLERIRNFSIVAHIDHGKSTLADRLIQTTGGLAEREMSEQVLDSMDIERERGITIKAQTVRLHYKAQDGETYVLNLIDTPGHVDFAYEVSRSLSACEGSLLVVDASQGVEAQTLANVYQAIDNNHELVTVLNKIDLPAAEPERIKAQIEEVIGIDASDAVLISAKTGLGIPDVLEAIVTRLPAPKSEGGESAPLKALLVDSWYDTYLGVMVLVRVIDGVLAKGQTVRMMGTGAKYQIERVGVLTPKMVAMDSLGPGEIGFITASIKEVADTRVGDTITDDRRPTASALPGFKPAQPVVFCGLFPVDANDFEELRGAMGKLRLNDASFSFEMESSAALGFGFRCGFLGLLHLEIIQERLSREFDLDLIATAPSVVYQLTMTDGTQKELHNPADMPDVVKIEEFREPWIKATILTPDDYLGGILKLCQDRRGVQTELTYVGNRAMLTYDLPLNEVVFDFYDRLKSISKGYASFDYALTDYRESDLVKLSILVNGEPVDALSMLVHRSAADRRGRTMCEKLKDLIPPHMFQIPIQAAIGGKVIARETVRALRKDVTAKCYGGDATRKRKLLEKQKEGKKRMRQFGKVEIPQEAFIAALKMGDE; this is encoded by the coding sequence ATGACAAACAGTTCATCCAAGACCCCGCTCGAGCGGATCCGCAATTTCTCGATCGTCGCGCATATCGATCACGGCAAATCGACGCTTGCCGACCGGCTGATCCAGACGACCGGTGGCCTGGCCGAACGCGAGATGAGCGAGCAGGTTCTCGATTCGATGGATATCGAGCGCGAGCGCGGCATCACCATCAAGGCGCAGACCGTGCGGCTGCATTACAAGGCGCAGGACGGCGAAACCTATGTGCTGAACCTGATCGACACGCCCGGCCATGTCGACTTCGCCTACGAGGTCTCGCGCTCGCTTTCGGCCTGCGAAGGCTCGCTGCTGGTCGTCGATGCCAGCCAGGGTGTCGAGGCGCAGACGCTTGCGAATGTCTATCAGGCGATCGACAACAACCATGAGCTCGTCACTGTGCTCAACAAGATCGACCTGCCGGCCGCCGAACCCGAGCGGATCAAGGCGCAGATCGAGGAGGTGATCGGCATCGACGCCTCCGACGCGGTGCTGATCTCTGCCAAGACAGGGCTCGGCATTCCCGACGTGCTGGAAGCCATCGTCACCAGGCTGCCGGCGCCGAAGAGCGAAGGCGGCGAGAGCGCGCCCTTGAAGGCGCTGCTGGTCGACAGCTGGTACGACACCTATCTCGGCGTCATGGTTCTTGTCCGCGTCATCGACGGCGTGCTGGCCAAGGGGCAGACCGTGCGGATGATGGGCACCGGCGCCAAGTACCAGATCGAACGCGTGGGCGTGCTGACGCCGAAGATGGTGGCCATGGATAGCCTCGGCCCAGGCGAGATCGGCTTCATCACCGCCTCGATCAAGGAAGTGGCCGACACCCGCGTCGGCGATACGATCACCGACGATCGTCGGCCGACCGCCTCGGCCCTGCCGGGCTTCAAGCCGGCCCAGCCTGTGGTGTTCTGCGGCCTCTTCCCGGTCGATGCCAACGACTTCGAAGAGCTGCGCGGCGCCATGGGCAAGCTCAGGCTCAACGATGCCTCCTTCTCCTTCGAAATGGAAAGCTCGGCCGCGCTCGGCTTCGGCTTCCGCTGCGGCTTCCTGGGTCTCCTGCATCTCGAAATCATCCAGGAGCGCCTCTCCCGCGAGTTCGATCTCGATCTGATCGCCACCGCGCCTTCGGTCGTCTACCAGCTGACCATGACGGACGGCACGCAGAAGGAGCTCCACAATCCGGCCGACATGCCGGATGTCGTCAAGATCGAGGAGTTCCGCGAACCCTGGATCAAGGCGACGATCCTGACGCCAGACGACTATCTCGGCGGCATCCTGAAGCTCTGCCAGGACCGGCGCGGCGTACAGACGGAGCTGACCTATGTCGGCAACCGCGCGATGCTGACCTATGACCTGCCGCTCAACGAAGTGGTCTTCGACTTCTATGATCGGCTGAAGTCGATCTCCAAGGGCTATGCCTCCTTCGACTATGCGCTGACCGATTACCGGGAAAGCGATCTCGTCAAACTCTCGATCCTCGTCAATGGCGAGCCGGTCGATGCGCTCTCCATGCTGGTCCACCGCTCTGCGGCCGACCGGCGCGGACGCACCATGTGCGAGAAGCTGAAGGATCTCATTCCGCCGCACATGTTCCAGATCCCGATTCAGGCGGCGATCGGCGGCAAGGTGATCGCGCGCGAAACGGTGCGGGCCTTGCGCAAGGACGTGACGGCCAAGTGCTATGGCGGCGACGCGACCCGCAAGCGCAAGCTCCTGGAAAAGCAGAAGGAAGGCAAGAAGCGCATGCGCCAGTTCGGCAAGGTGGAGATTCCGCAGGAAGCCTTCATCGCCGCGCTGAAGATGGGCGACGAATAA
- a CDS encoding type II toxin-antitoxin system CcdA family antitoxin: MSIPVKSAPKSDPPRKPRPVRSDEERAALEKQWREENAEAIRLENEYVEKHGLPLAQYRLF; this comes from the coding sequence ATGTCGATCCCCGTCAAGTCTGCCCCCAAAAGCGACCCGCCACGCAAGCCCCGGCCCGTGCGCTCCGATGAGGAGCGCGCGGCATTGGAAAAGCAATGGCGGGAGGAGAATGCCGAGGCGATCCGGCTCGAGAACGAGTATGTTGAGAAGCACGGTCTGCCGCTCGCGCAGTACAGGCTCTTTTGA
- a CDS encoding CcdB family protein — MKYHAHRLVRSKGLVLDLQAGVLDTLPTRIVAPLHPVADMGWTFNRLTPLCKIDGRSYVLSVQRLAAVEVRAIGPSVADLSALRDQITAALDLLFQGF, encoded by the coding sequence GTGAAGTATCACGCTCATCGGCTGGTCCGCTCGAAAGGGCTGGTGCTTGACCTCCAGGCCGGTGTGCTTGACACCTTGCCAACCCGTATCGTCGCGCCACTGCATCCAGTCGCTGACATGGGCTGGACGTTCAACCGGCTGACGCCGCTCTGCAAGATCGACGGTCGAAGCTACGTTCTTTCAGTCCAGCGACTGGCTGCGGTAGAGGTTCGTGCAATCGGCCCATCCGTTGCCGACCTCTCCGCCCTTCGAGACCAGATCACCGCAGCGCTCGACCTGCTGTTTCAAGGCTTTTGA
- a CDS encoding GFA family protein produces the protein MKPTLPLEGSCRCGGVRLKVTAEPILTMACHCTGCQKMSASAYSLSALFPAEGFAVLAGEPVLGGLRGGTRHFFCPDCLSWLFTRPEGMEDFVNLRATTLDETNWFSPYMETYTSEKLAFAETGARASFPQFPAEADFPRLVQGYRAEA, from the coding sequence ATGAAACCGACCTTGCCGCTCGAAGGTAGCTGCCGCTGTGGGGGCGTGCGCCTGAAGGTGACGGCCGAGCCGATCCTGACCATGGCCTGCCATTGCACCGGTTGCCAGAAAATGAGCGCGAGTGCCTATTCGCTGAGCGCGCTCTTTCCCGCCGAGGGATTTGCGGTCCTGGCTGGCGAACCGGTGCTCGGCGGCCTGCGGGGCGGAACACGGCATTTCTTCTGCCCCGACTGCTTGAGCTGGCTCTTCACCCGACCGGAGGGCATGGAGGACTTCGTCAATCTGCGGGCGACCACGCTGGACGAGACCAACTGGTTCAGCCCCTATATGGAGACCTATACGAGCGAGAAACTCGCCTTCGCCGAAACCGGCGCCCGCGCCAGCTTTCCGCAATTCCCAGCGGAAGCGGATTTCCCACGCCTGGTTCAAGGCTACAGGGCGGAGGCGTGA
- a CDS encoding pentapeptide repeat-containing protein, with amino-acid sequence MISTSRLFRFGLSAVVVLCAAVTALPAAAADCNATPASALDWSGCSKTSLMLSSSQLDKANLKSADLSLTDLSGSDLSGANLEKARLLRTWLAGATAKGTVFARIEAYRASFKDIKAEGASFVGAELQRADFTGADLTRADFEKAELSRVVFDKAVLTGARFSLTNLSRARLSGATFDGPIDFSKAFLFLTRIEGLDLSAATGLTQDQVALSCGNAETKLPPGLTIPETWPCHKEDAESP; translated from the coding sequence TTGATCTCGACCTCTCGCCTGTTTCGCTTCGGCCTGTCCGCGGTTGTCGTGCTGTGTGCCGCGGTGACGGCGCTGCCGGCTGCGGCTGCCGATTGCAACGCCACGCCGGCTTCCGCGCTCGACTGGAGCGGCTGCAGCAAGACCAGCCTGATGCTGAGCTCCAGTCAGCTGGACAAGGCCAATCTGAAATCGGCCGACCTGTCGCTGACCGATCTGTCCGGCTCCGATCTCTCCGGCGCCAACCTGGAGAAGGCGCGCCTGCTGCGCACCTGGCTTGCGGGTGCCACTGCAAAGGGCACGGTCTTTGCGCGCATCGAGGCCTATCGCGCCAGCTTCAAGGACATCAAGGCAGAAGGCGCCTCCTTCGTGGGGGCCGAATTGCAACGCGCCGACTTCACCGGCGCGGACCTGACCAGGGCCGATTTCGAGAAGGCGGAACTCTCCCGCGTGGTCTTCGACAAGGCGGTGCTGACCGGGGCGCGCTTTTCGCTGACCAATCTTTCCCGCGCCCGGCTCAGCGGGGCGACCTTCGACGGACCGATCGATTTCAGCAAGGCGTTCCTGTTCCTGACCCGGATCGAAGGCCTCGACCTGTCTGCGGCTACTGGTCTCACTCAGGATCAGGTGGCGCTTTCCTGCGGCAATGCGGAGACCAAACTGCCGCCGGGCCTCACCATCCCGGAGACCTGGCCCTGCCACAAGGAAGATGCCGAAAGCCCGTGA
- a CDS encoding type 1 glutamine amidotransferase, translated as MHVLVVENMPHSMLGLVGTALNEAGGTLDIRKAYLGDALPEGPDEHDALVVLGGEQSALDDALFPYLPDLAVLMARFGERDRAVLGICLGSQILARAHGAQNRLGVAREFGWQEIRLTEEGRCDPVLATAGRSFPIFQWHADTFSLPPGAVHLAENETTANQAFRIGRASYGMQFHFEAGRAVVAEWKSLYADQIDRIDPSWLAGSAALEARFGAEAEAAGLALARAWVQQIRRRDLPETAGETRAA; from the coding sequence ATGCACGTCCTCGTCGTTGAAAACATGCCCCATTCGATGCTCGGTCTCGTCGGCACGGCGCTGAACGAAGCGGGCGGGACGCTCGATATCCGCAAGGCCTATCTTGGCGACGCTTTGCCCGAAGGACCGGACGAGCACGATGCCCTGGTGGTGCTCGGCGGAGAGCAGAGCGCGCTCGACGATGCGCTCTTTCCCTATCTGCCGGACCTTGCAGTGCTGATGGCGCGGTTCGGGGAGAGGGATCGGGCGGTGCTCGGCATCTGCCTCGGCAGCCAGATCCTCGCCCGCGCCCATGGGGCACAGAACCGGCTCGGCGTGGCGCGGGAATTCGGCTGGCAGGAGATCCGGCTGACCGAGGAGGGGCGGTGTGACCCCGTTCTCGCCACGGCGGGCCGATCCTTCCCGATTTTCCAATGGCATGCCGACACCTTCAGCCTGCCGCCCGGCGCCGTGCATCTGGCGGAAAACGAGACGACGGCCAATCAGGCATTTCGCATCGGCCGGGCGTCCTATGGCATGCAGTTCCATTTCGAGGCCGGGAGGGCCGTGGTTGCCGAGTGGAAGAGCCTCTATGCCGATCAGATCGACCGGATCGACCCGAGCTGGCTTGCCGGATCGGCGGCACTGGAAGCCCGCTTCGGCGCCGAAGCCGAGGCGGCGGGCCTTGCGCTCGCCCGCGCCTGGGTGCAGCAGATTCGCAGACGCGATCTACCGGAGACCGCAGGCGAGACGCGCGCGGCCTGA
- the rbfA gene encoding 30S ribosome-binding factor RbfA: MSKPTSSAPSQRMLRVGEQVRAALTQVLQRGEVRDPLIETTVISISEVRMSPDLKIATAFVTPLGVSDHEATVEALNRNAKFIRGRLSPHLRQMKYMPEVRFRDDTSFDNYKKIDALLRSPDVARDLDAGEDEA, translated from the coding sequence ATGAGCAAACCGACCTCCTCGGCTCCCTCGCAGCGCATGTTGCGGGTGGGGGAACAAGTCCGCGCCGCCCTGACGCAGGTGCTGCAGCGTGGAGAGGTGCGCGATCCGCTGATCGAGACGACGGTGATTTCGATCTCGGAAGTGCGCATGTCGCCCGATCTCAAGATCGCGACTGCCTTCGTGACGCCGCTCGGCGTCAGCGATCACGAGGCGACCGTCGAGGCGCTCAATCGCAATGCCAAGTTCATTCGCGGCCGCCTGAGCCCGCATCTCCGGCAGATGAAATATATGCCCGAAGTGCGCTTCCGCGACGATACGAGCTTCGACAACTACAAGAAGATCGATGCGCTGCTGCGCTCGCCCGATGTGGCGCGCGACCTGGACGCGGGCGAGGACGAGGCCTGA
- the truB gene encoding tRNA pseudouridine(55) synthase TruB, whose product MGKPRKPKGRPVSGWLILDKPLDFGSTEAVSKIKWLFKAQKAGHAGTLDPLASGMLPIALGDATKTVPYVMDGRKIYEFTVAWGEERTTDDLEGEAVKTSDRRPGEEEIRALLPRYTGVISQIPPQFSAIKIDGERAYDLAREGETLDIPAREVEVFRLTLLGCTPNLAHFEIECGKGTYVRSMARDLGRDLGCYGHIASLRRSFVAPFAEERMVPLSALTALEKIEDEADRLAALDAHLIDTGEALSSLPHIAVSEDQAHRLRMGNPIILRGRDAPLAEPEAYATARGKLVAIGEIGEGEFRPKRVFNAE is encoded by the coding sequence ATGGGAAAACCGCGCAAGCCGAAAGGGCGCCCGGTCTCGGGCTGGCTCATTCTCGACAAGCCGCTCGATTTCGGCTCGACCGAGGCTGTCTCCAAGATCAAATGGCTGTTCAAGGCCCAGAAGGCCGGCCATGCCGGCACCTTGGATCCGCTCGCCTCCGGCATGCTGCCGATCGCGCTTGGCGATGCCACGAAGACCGTGCCCTATGTGATGGACGGCCGAAAGATCTATGAGTTCACCGTCGCCTGGGGCGAGGAGCGGACGACGGACGATCTGGAGGGCGAGGCTGTCAAGACCTCCGATCGCCGTCCGGGCGAGGAAGAGATCCGTGCGCTTCTCCCGCGCTACACCGGTGTCATCTCGCAGATCCCGCCGCAATTTTCCGCCATCAAGATCGACGGCGAGCGGGCCTATGATCTGGCGCGCGAGGGGGAGACGCTCGATATCCCGGCCCGCGAAGTCGAAGTGTTCCGTCTGACCTTGCTCGGCTGCACGCCCAATCTCGCGCATTTCGAAATTGAATGCGGCAAGGGCACCTATGTGCGGTCCATGGCGCGCGACCTCGGTCGCGATCTCGGCTGCTACGGGCATATTGCTTCGCTGCGCCGCTCCTTCGTCGCCCCCTTCGCCGAGGAGCGCATGGTGCCGCTTTCGGCCCTGACGGCGCTCGAGAAGATCGAGGACGAAGCCGACCGTCTGGCCGCGCTCGACGCTCACCTGATCGACACCGGGGAAGCGCTCTCCTCCCTGCCGCATATCGCGGTTTCGGAAGACCAGGCGCACCGGCTGCGCATGGGCAACCCCATCATCCTGCGCGGGCGGGATGCGCCGCTGGCCGAGCCCGAAGCCTATGCCACCGCGCGTGGCAAGCTGGTGGCGATCGGCGAAATCGGCGAGGGCGAGTTCCGTCCCAAGCGCGTCTTTAACGCGGAGTAG
- the rpsO gene encoding 30S ribosomal protein S15, with translation MSITAERKAELIKQYATAEGDTGSPEVQVAILTERINNLTEHFKGHKKDNHSRRGLLTMVSSRRSLLDYLKKKDEGRYTALIGALGIRR, from the coding sequence ATGTCGATCACCGCAGAACGCAAGGCAGAGCTGATCAAGCAGTATGCAACCGCCGAAGGCGACACCGGTTCCCCGGAAGTCCAGGTGGCCATCCTCACCGAGCGGATCAACAATCTGACCGAACACTTCAAGGGCCACAAGAAGGACAACCACTCGCGTCGTGGCCTTCTCACCATGGTGTCCAGCCGCCGTTCGCTTCTTGATTATCTCAAGAAGAAGGACGAAGGTCGCTACACCGCGCTGATCGGCGCCCTCGGCATTCGCCGCTAA